The Halococcus salsus genome contains the following window.
ACCCAGGACACCGAGGACGCCCTCTACGGTGCGGCCGAGACCTTCGACGTCTCGCCGGCGGAGGTGCCGGGGACCGCCGAGCGCTTCTTCAGTGAGTGGAAGGCGCGCGGCAAGCGCATCGACGACCTCGAAGCCGAACTCGCGGAGGCGCGCGCCGCGGGCGGCGTCGACGGCGAGGAGGTCGACGTCGGCGACGCGACGGCGGTGATCCAGCGCCTCGACGCCGCGGTCGACGAGCTCCGCGCGACGGCGAACGCCCTGGCCGACGGCGGGCAGGTCGCGGTGGTCGGGAGCGGTGCGGACGGCGCGCAGTTCGTGGTCGCGGTCCCCGACGGCGTCGGGATCGACGCGGGCGAGGTGGTCGGCGAGCTCGCCGCGAGGGTCGGCGGCGGCGGCGGCGGGCCCGCGGACTTCGCCCAGGGCGGCGGTCCCAACACCGACGACCTCGACGCCGCGCTCGACGACGCACCCGACGTGCTCCGGCGTGTGCTGAACGCCTGACCCTCCACTTTTTTCGACGGGGGTTGAGGGCCGCGAAGCGGCCCGATGCCCCCGTCCAAAAACCTGTCTTGCTGAGCATCGCGAAGCAAGGCTCGGAAGACGCGAAGTCGTTCGAGAGAGCGAAGCTCTCTCGTGATGACGAAACGGCGAAGCCGTTTCGAACCACGTCTTCCGGCGGACTAAAAAGGCCGCTCGTTCGCCTCCGGCTCACTCGCGGGACGACCACTTCCTCCTCACCGCCACCGCCCCGCGTCAGCCACACCCTCCCCAGCCGACTGCGCTCCTCGTTCGCTCGGCTCACGGCTCACTTCGTTCGCCGTTCGCGACCGAGGTTCTCCTTTCAGTCGAACCTCGCGCCGCTCACTCCGGTGCTCATCCACTGGCAGAGCAAAGCTCTGCCAAGCCTGCACTCACTCCGCTCGTGCAGACCTCGCACGAGTCGCACGCTCCGCGTGCTCCCGCGCGCCACTGCGACCGAACCGCCACCGCTCCGCAGCCGAATCGCCTCACAACTGATTCGAACGGCTTTCCACGCTGGCCGACCCACGCCGGCTATGGACCGCCGTACGTTCGTCGCGACCGGTGCCGGCGGAGCGGTGCTGCTCGGTACGGGGGGGATGCTCGGCGCGGACGCGCTCCTGAGCGACGGACCGGAGAACGGGCCCGCCTACGGGTCGATCCCCGTCCCCGAACCGAGCGGGTCGACGACGCTCGACAACGGTCGGCGGGCGTCGCTCTACGCCGACGGCCGGGTCGCGCTGTTCGGCGCGTCGCTCGCGAGCCAGTACACGGGGGTGCCGGCGGTCGTCGGCCGGCTCCGAAACGTCTCGGGGTCGGCCATCGAACAGGTCCGGCTCGATATCCAGTTTCTCGACGACGCCGGCGAGCTGCTCGCCGGTGGCTGGGTCGGCAGCGACACGCTCGCACCCGGCGAGGTGTGGCGGTTCGTCGTCAACTACCCGAACAACGACCCGAAGAACATCGCCACCGCGCGGGTCGCCGGGATCGAGGTCGCCTGAGGAGCGCTCGAACCGCGTGTCGCTCGCGTCGCCTTACCCTTCGACTTCGAACGAGACCTCGACCTCGGCCTGGTATTCGTGGCCGTCCGCCGAGGCGACCTCGACGCTCAATCCTTCGACCTCGATCCAGTAGACGTTCTCGAGGCTATCCGTGGCCTCCCGAGCCGCGTTGTCGACGGCATCCTCGAAGCTCTCGGGGCTCGTTCCGATCAGCGTGACC
Protein-coding sequences here:
- a CDS encoding FxLYD domain-containing protein, yielding MDRRTFVATGAGGAVLLGTGGMLGADALLSDGPENGPAYGSIPVPEPSGSTTLDNGRRASLYADGRVALFGASLASQYTGVPAVVGRLRNVSGSAIEQVRLDIQFLDDAGELLAGGWVGSDTLAPGEVWRFVVNYPNNDPKNIATARVAGIEVA
- a CDS encoding dodecin, translated to MVYKKVTLIGTSPESFEDAVDNAAREATDSLENVYWIEVEGLSVEVASADGHEYQAEVEVSFEVEG